Proteins from a genomic interval of Papaver somniferum cultivar HN1 chromosome 4, ASM357369v1, whole genome shotgun sequence:
- the LOC113272743 gene encoding uncharacterized protein LOC113272743, producing MSEELNQDRSIKEYMYPTRASHPSCIILPADADQFELKESTIHMLPVFRGVDDENPYHHVSSIIQNKTPPKFKDPGSPTITCTIGDDTIDAALLDLGASVNLLPYSVYEQLGLRDLKSTHVTLQVEDRYVKIPRGIVEDVLIKVYKFYFPVDFIVLHTQPMQNPDCHIPVILGRPFPATSNAIINYRNGVLNLSFGNMNVELNVFRVSQQPMDFDDNELHAVNMIESLIQDSLPDILFVNPLQACLDNFDLDLFDSKYISEVYSLLESVPPMDIAKWQTAVEPLPLSDSESAPSLVEPPKLDLKPLPDTLKYAFLGSSDTSHVIIASCLDIEQESKLLEVLKEHKEALGWTISDLKGEILKLLDANIIYPIPYSQWVSPIQVVPKKYGITVVQNEMNELVPTRVTTGWRVCIDYRKLNIIHIAPADQSKTTFTCHYGTFTYRRMPFGLCSAPAIFQCCMINIFPDMVDKFLEIFMDDFPVFGLSVDECIVLGHIVSKKGIEVDKSKVDLIQRLPQPRSVREIRSFLGHAGFYRKFIENLSKISRPLCSLLAKDVAFVFDDACKEAWEQLKALLTSALIVRPPDWTLLFGIMCDACDYVVGVVLGQRVDKLPYVIYYASKTLNDAQLNYSTTEKELLDVVMTLHWFKQDRSKFLAEVKYFFWDDPYLFKYCPDQLIRRCIPNSEQRDVISLCHDHACGGHFSAKKTAAKILQSGFYWPTLFKDSHAFCVSCDRSQKLGSISRRNMIPLQPILIIKLFDVWGIDFMGPFPNSEGKFYILVAVDYVSKWVESIASKTNDQKFILSFLKENIFSRFGTPRAIISDGGTHFCNRPLCTSMKSPIR from the exons ATGAGTGAAGAATTGAACCAGGACCGTAGTATCAAGGAgtacatgtacccaactagggCAAGCCATCCTTCTTGCATCATTCTACCAGCTGATGCTGACCAATTTGAATTAAAAGAAAGCACAATTCATATGTTGCCTGTGTTTAGAGGGGTTGatgatgaaaacccttaccaccat GTgagttcaattattcaaaacaagACCCCACCTAAGTTTAAAGACCCGGGTAGTCCAACTATCACATGCACTATAGGTGACGATACAATCGATGCGGCTTTGTTAGACTTAGGCGCAAGTGTGAACCTTCTGCCATATTCTGtgtatgagcagttaggtcttagGGATCTGAAATCCACCCATGTTACGCTGCAAGTAGAGGATAGATATGTAAAAATCCCTCGTGGTATTGTTGAAGATGTATTAATCAAGGTTTATAAGTTTTATTTCCCCGTGGACTTCATTGTTCTACACACTCAACCTAtgcaaaacccagactgtcacattcctgtcattttaggacgtccttttcCGGCGACGTCCAATGCTATCATAAACTATCGAAATGGAGTATTGAACTTGTCATTTGGAAACATGAATGTGGAATTAAATGTTTTTCGGGTTAGCCAACAACCTATGGATTTTGATGATAATGAATTGCATGCGGTTAATATGATTGAGAGTCTGATCCAAGACTCATTGCCTGACATCTTATTTGTGAACCCTTTGCAAGcatgtttagataactttgactTAGATCTCTTTGATTCTAAGTACATTAGTGAGGTTTACTCTTTGCTTGAATCTGTGCCACCCATGGACATTGCTAAATGGCAGACTGCAGTAGAACCACTTCCACTTTCTGATTCCGAGTCTGCCCCATCTCTTGTCGAACCACCTAAGCTTGatttgaaaccattacctgacaCTTTGAAATATGCATtcttaggttcttctgatacttcacatgttattatTGCATCATGTTTAGACATAGAACAGGAGAGTAAACTTTTGGAAGTGCTTAAAGAGCATAAAGAGGCCTTAGGTTGGACTATCTCAGACCTTAAAG GTGAGATTCTGAAATTACTTGATGCGaatatcatatacccaattccataTAGCCAGTGGGTCAGCCCCATTCAAGTTGTACCCAAGAAGTATGGCATTACTGTAGTCCAAAATGAAATGAATGAGCTAGTCCCCACTCGTgtaaccacaggatggcgagtctGCATTGACTATAGGAAGTTGAACATA ATTCACATAGCACCTGCAGATCAATCAAAGACCACATTTACTTGTCATTATGGTACATTTACTTATCGTcgcatgccttttgggttgtgtaGTGCCCCTGCTATTTTTCAATGTTGCATGATAAACATCTTTCCTGACATGGTAGATAAATTTTTGGAaatcttcatggatgattttcCTGTCTTTGGGTTGTCTGTTGATGAAT GCATCGTCCTAGGGCATATCGTTTCTAAAAAAGgcatagaagtagataaatctaaagTTGATCTCATTCAACGCCTTcctcaacctcgctctgtgagggaGATAAGGTCATTCTTAGGCCATGCCGGTTTTTACCGAAAATTCATCGAAAACTTAAGTAAAATTTCAAGACCCTTATGTAgtcttcttgcaaaagatgttgcatttgtctttgatgatgcttgtaaggAAGCATGGGAGCAATTAAAAGCTCTTCTCACATCTGCCCTTATAGTCAGACCACCCGACTGGACCTTGCTATTTGGAATTATGTGTGATGCATGTGACTATGTTGTAGGAGTTGTTTTGGGTCAGCGAGTAGACAAACTCCCTTATGTGatctactatgctagtaaaacacttaatgatgctcaactaaaTTATTCAACAACTGAGAAGGAATTACTAGATGTTGT AATGACCTTGCATTGGTTTAAACAAGACCGTTCTAAATTCTTGGCTGAAGTGAaatatttcttttgggatgacccatacttGTTTAAATACTGCCCTGACCAACTCATTAGGAGATGTATCCCCAATTCTGAACAAAGAGATGTCATCTCTTTGTGTCATGACCATGCATGTGGAGGACAttttagtgccaagaaaactgctgcaaaaaTCTTGCAgagtggtttctattggccaacatTATTTAAAGATAGTCATGCTTTCTGTGTTTCTTGTGACCGAAGCCAGAAATTAGGAAGTATCTCAAGAAGAAACATGATTCCCTTGCAACCTATTTTGATTATTAAAttgtttgatgtatggggtattgatttcatgggtccatttcctaactcTGAAGGTAAGTTTTACATTCttgttgctgttgattatgtctctaagTGGGTAGAGTCCATTGCTTCCAAAACAAATGACCAGAAatttattctttcttttcttaaagaaaaCATTTTCTCTCGTTTTGGAACACCTAGAGCAATAATCAGTGATGGTGGTACTCATTTTTGCAATAGACCTTTATGCACAAGTATGAAATCACCCATAAGGTAG
- the LOC113276013 gene encoding probable pectate lyase P59 produces METISKLSLFVFFFSFVLIVPAFQAHIRDFDDHWLQRQDEARRFAMEVYHPNPENVTAHFNKHVRIALEGTNSTRRTLKKHTGRCLATNPIDRCWRCRPNWATDRKRLASCVKGFGRNTVGGKFGRIYVVTNPSDNDLANPRPGTLRHAAIQKEPLWIIFARSMLITLQQELMVQSHKTIDGRGANVHIAYGAGITVQFVRNVIIHNLHIHDIVSRNGGLIRDSVDHIGFRTASDGDAVSIYGSSNVWVDHLSMSNCKDGLVDIIEGSTGITVSNNHMTHHNEVMLFGAHDDQPLDQIMQVTVAFNHYGQGLIQRMPRCRWGFIHVVNNDYTHWLMYAIGGSQHPTIVSQGNRFIAPPTQAAKEVTHRSDAPQSVWKDWTWVSQGDLMMNGAFFVQSGNPKNVKKYSRKDMIKVKSANFVTRLTRFAGALKCEVGKPC; encoded by the exons ATGGAGACAATTAGCAAGTTGtctctttttgtatttttcttctcttttgttctaATCGTTCCTGCCTTCCAGGCCCATATCCGTGATTTTGATGACCATTGGCTGCAAAGACAAGATGAAGCCAGGAGGTTCGCCATGGAAGTATATCATCCCAACCCCGAAAATGTCACTGCCCATTTCAATAAGCACGTCAGAAT TGCTTTGGAAGGAACCAACAGTACAAGGAGGACGTTGAAAAAGCACACCGGCAGATGTCTTGCAACCAACCCAATTGATCGTTGCTGGAGATGCAGGCCTAACTGGGCTACTGACAGAAAGAGGCTGGCCTCTTGTGTCAAAGGGTTTGGAAGGAACACCGTTGGAGGAAAGTTCGGAAGGATTTACGTGGTGACCAACCCATCTGACAATGACCTGGCTAACCCAAGACCAGGTACATTGAGGCATGCAGCTATCCAGAAGGAACCACTGTGGATCATTTTCGCTCGTAGCATGCTGATTACCTTGCAACAAGAGTTGATGGTTCAAAGTCACAAGACAATTGACGGTCGTGGTGCTAACGTACACATTGCTTATGGTGCCGGTATTACTGTCCAATTCGTAAGGAACGTAATCATCCATAACCTCCATATCCATGACATTGTATCACGTAACGGTGGACTTATCAGGGATTCCGTTGATCATATTGGTTTTAGAACAGCCAGTGATGGAGATGCTGtctcaatctatggttcttcaaATGTTTGGGTCGACCATCTATCTATGTCTAACTGCAAAGATGGTTTGGTCGATATCATTGAAGGTTCAACCGGTATTACTGTGTCTAACAACCACATGACTCACCACAATGAG GTCATGTTGTTTGGTGCACATGATGATCAACCACTTGACCAAATCATGCAAGTTACCGTTGCATTCAACCATTACGGACAAGGTTTGATTCAAAGAATGCCAAGGTGTAGATGGGGATTCATTCATGTTGTTAACAATGACTACACTCATTGGCTCATGTATGCCATTGGTGGTAGCCAACATCCTACCATTGTCAGCCAAGGTAACCGTTTTATTGCTCCACCTACTCAAGCTGCCAAGGAAGTGACCCACAGATCCGATGCACCCCAGAGTGTATGGAAGGACTGGACATGGGTGTCTCAAGGTGATCTTATGATGAACGGTGCCTTCTTTGTTCAATCAGGAAATcctaagaatgtgaagaagtactcAAGGAAAGATATGATCAAAGTTAAGTCTGCAAATTTTGTTACTAGACTCACACGTTTCGCCGGTGCTCTTAAGTGTGAAGTTGGCAAACCTTGTTAA
- the LOC113276014 gene encoding alpha-amylase 3, chloroplastic-like, giving the protein MSSIRLEPVVVVRHHHNHNQCRREKPKCNSVSPRFLSCLNSTKKINNKLIFSGGRSFSSFKHSSSSRPHHKLVKAATTTPVQTDVSLESTENVLISKTFPLNWTQRVEGKISVRLDKKDGDEDEDEEKWVLTVGCNLPGKWVLHWGVSYTHDIGSEWDQPPLEMRPPGSIPIKDYAIETPLMESSAALEGQLAQQEVQIEFDTTSSISAINFVFKDEETGVWCQHRGRDFKVPLTGKALNDANSIGAKKSIGILPVLKEEGSSPNVEEKTGEAEEPAQKNMRLEAFYEEYSILKEFPVQNAITVSVTKSPDREKNLVNFETDLPGDVVVHWGVCRDSDKKWEIPEAPHPAQTTTFKNKALQTILQLKEDGRGSSGVFPVGEELMGLLFVLKLSNNTWLNDMGNDFYVPLATETSIQTQTPAAETGGEGSVDTDEIIKEIRHLVTDISSEKRWQTKSKEAQEVILQEIEKLAAEAYGIFRSTTPAFVEEVADAEVLENTPIKITSGTGSGFEIVCQGFNWESNKSGRWYKELLDKANELAAIGFTVIWLPPPTDSVSPEGYMPRDLYNLNSRYGSMEELKVLVKKFHEVGIKTLGDAVLNHRCAQKQNQNGVWNIFGGKLNWDDRAVVADDPHFQGRGNKSSGDSFHAAPNIDHSQEFVRNDLKEWLCWLRNEIGYDGWRLDFVRGFWGGYVKDYMEASEPYFSVGEYWDSLSYSYGEMDHNQDAHRQRIIDWINATNGTSGAFDVTTKGILHATLERCEYWRLSDSKGKPPGVVGWWPSRAVTFIENHDTGSTQGHWRFPEGKEMQGYAYILTHPGTPSVFYDHIFSHYKSEIAGLISIRNRNKINCRSTINITKAERDVYAAIIDEKVAMKIGPGHYEPPNGSEWKSAFEGRDYKVWERS; this is encoded by the exons ATGTCGAGCATTAGACTAGAGCCAGTAGTAGTAGTTCGTCACCATCATAATCATAACCAATGTCGTAGAGAAAAACCCAAGTGTAATTCAGTTTCACCGAGGTTTTTATCTTGTTTAAATtctaccaaaaaaataaataataagctTATTTTCTCTGGTGGAAGAAGTTTTTCTAGTTTTAAACATTCATCTTCTAGTAGACCTCATCATAAACTTGTTAAAGCTGCTACTACTACTCCAGTTCAGACAGATGTTTCGCTGGAGTCTACTGAAAATGTCTTGATTTCAAAGACATTTCCGTTGAACTGGACTCAAAGG GTTGAAGGAAAAATATCAGTGAGATTAGATAAGAAAGATggtgatgaggatgaggatgaggaAAAATGGGTGCTTACAGTGGGATGCAATCTTCCCGGGAAATGGGTTCTACATTGGGGTGTTTCTTATACTCATGATATTGGAAG TGAATGGGATCAACCGCCACTTGAAATGAGACCTCCTGGGTCTATTCCTATCAAG GATTATGCTATAGAGACACCATTGATGGAATCATCCGCAGCTTTAGAAGGACAATTGGCGCAACAAGAAGTGCAAATTGAATTTGACACGACGAGTTCAATTTCAGCTataaattttgttttcaag GATGAGGAAACTGGAGTGTGGTGTCAGCACAGAGGGAGAGACTTTAAGGTTCCCCTTACCGGCAAAGCTCTCAATGATGCCAATTCTATAGGTGCTAAAAAGAGCATTGGCATATTGCCAG TTCTCAAAGAGGAAGGATCGAGTCCAAATGTTGAAGAGAAAACTGGCGAAGCTGAGGAACCTGCGCAGAAGAATATGCGCCTCGAGGCATTCTATGAAGAATATTCTATCTTGAAAGAATTTCCTGTTCAAAATGCTATAACAGTTTCTGTCACAAAATCCCCTGACAGAGAGAAGAATCTTGTTAATTTTGAAACGGATTTACCTGGAGATGTTGTTGTTCATTGGGGAGTATGCAGAGACAGTGACAAAAAGTGGGAAATTCCAGAAGCCCCACATCCAGCACAAACCACAACCTTTAAAAATAAGGCATTGCAGACTATACTGCAG TTAAAAGAAGATGGACGTGGAAGTTCGGGTGTATTCCCAGTAGGTGAAGAACTCATGGGGTTACTTTTTGTGCTCAAGTTGAGCAATAATACTTGGTTAAATGATATGGGTAATGACTTCTATGTTCCACTTGCAACCGAGACCAGCATCCAAACTCAAACTCCTGCAGCCGAAACCGGAGGTGAGGGGAGTGTGGATACTGATGAAATCATCAAAGAAATAAGGCATTTGGTAACTGATATTTCCTCGGAAAAGAGATGGCAAACGAAATCCAAGGAAGCACAAGAAGTTATTCTtcaagaaattgagaagttggCTGCTGAGGCATACGGTATCTTCAGAAGCACAACTCCAGCATTTGTAGAAGAAGTTGCTGATGCTGAGGTGTTAGAGAATACCCCGATAAAAATAACCTCTGGAACAGGTTCTGGATTCGAAATAGTGTGTCAGGGATTTAACTGGGAATCTAATAAATCAGGAAGATGGTACAAGGAACTTCTGGATAAAGCCAATGAATTAGCTGCAATTGGTTTTACTGTAATATGGTTGCCACCACCTACTGATTCTGTATCTCCTGAGGGTTACATGCCAAGGGATTTATACAATTTGAACTCCAG ATATGGAAGCATGGAGGAATTAAAGGTTCTTGTGAAGAAGTTCCATGAAGTTGGCATCAAAACTCTTGGTGATGCTGTTTTAAATCATCGTTGTGCTCAGAAGCAGAACCAAAATGGTGTTTGGAATATTTTTGGTGGTAAACTGAACTGGGATGACCGTGCAGTTGTTGCAGATGATCCACATTTTCAG GGTAGAGGAAATAAGAGCAGTGGCGATAGTTTCCATGCTGCTCCAAACATTGATCATTCACAAGAGTTTGTTAGGAATGACTTGAAGGAGTGGCTCTGCTGGTTGAG GAATGAAATTGGGTACGATGGATGGAGACTTGACTTTGTTCGAGGATTCTGGGGTGGTTATGTCAAGGACTACATGGAGGCAAGTGAACCCTACTTTTCAGTTGGCGAGTATTGGGATTCTTTAAGTTACAGTTATGGTGAAATGGATCACAATCAAGATGCACATAGACAGAGGATTATTGATTGGATAAATGCTACTAATGGAACTTCTGGCGCATTTGATGTCACTACAAAAGGAATACTTCATGCT ACTCTGGAAAGATGTGAATATTGGAGATTATCCGACTCAAAAGGAAAACCTCCTGGTGTTGTTGGGTGGTGGCCTTCACGTGCGGTTACTTTCATAGAGAATCATGATACAGGCTCTACTCAG GGTCATTGGAGATTCCCTGAAGGGAAAGAAATGCAAGGTTATGCATACATCCTGACACATCCTGGAACGCCCTCAGTTTTCTACGACCATATATTCTCTCATTACAAGTCTGAAATAGCAGGTCTTATATCAATCAGAAACCGAAACAAGATCAACTGTCGGAgtact ATTAACATAACCAAGGCAGAAAGAGATGTCTATGCTGCCATTATAGATGAGAAAGTAGCTATGAAGATTGGACCAGGACATTACGAGCCTCCAAATGGATCCGAGTGGAAATCTGCTTTTGAAGGAAGAGACTATAAGGTGTGGGAGAGATCTTGA